From the Maioricimonas rarisocia genome, one window contains:
- a CDS encoding dihydrofolate reductase family protein has translation MKTQYYTATSLDGFIATEEDSLEWLFSLGDLDQSSYPEFIANVGALAMGSSTYEWIITHEDELIAEVDAAWPYTQPTWVFTTRELPAVEGADIRFANGEVGPIHEEMRAAAGEKSIWIVGGGDLAGQFYDAGLLDEIIVQVGSVTLGKGKPLFPRRALSPALRLKSVEQMGESMVELRYEVRRGVSA, from the coding sequence ATGAAGACCCAGTACTACACCGCGACCAGCCTCGACGGGTTCATCGCCACCGAGGAGGACTCGCTCGAATGGTTGTTTTCGCTCGGCGACCTCGATCAGTCGAGCTACCCCGAGTTCATCGCGAACGTCGGTGCACTGGCGATGGGCTCTTCAACGTATGAGTGGATCATCACACACGAAGATGAGCTTATTGCCGAGGTCGATGCGGCCTGGCCGTACACACAGCCGACGTGGGTGTTCACCACCCGGGAACTTCCTGCCGTCGAGGGAGCCGACATCCGGTTCGCGAACGGCGAGGTCGGTCCCATTCATGAGGAGATGCGGGCGGCTGCGGGCGAAAAGAGTATCTGGATCGTGGGGGGCGGCGATCTCGCAGGGCAGTTCTACGATGCGGGACTGCTCGACGAGATCATCGTTCAGGTCGGTTCGGTCACGCTCGGAAAGGGAAAACCGCTGTTTCCCCGCAGAGCGCTCAGCCCGGCACTACGCCTGAAGTCCGTCGAGCAGATGGGCGAGAGTATGGTCGAGTTGCGGTATGAGGTCCGCAGGGGCGTCTCCGCCTGA